The Pantoea nemavictus genome includes a region encoding these proteins:
- the phnH gene encoding phosphonate C-P lyase system protein PhnH → MTLLASFNHPVADAQRAFRRILKAMSEPGVMVSLPLQQGWGDLSPAATSVLLTLVDQESALWLDGRIDNEVVRSNLRFHTGVPIVDERDAPFALTHAAANPDPALFASGDNMSPEKSTTLIVELPSLSGGLTLRLSGPGLRESRAIAPQLPEAILHYLRERPHPFPQGVDLIFTCGEAMMALPRTTDVEVC, encoded by the coding sequence ATGACTTTACTGGCTAGTTTTAACCATCCGGTTGCGGATGCACAACGCGCCTTCCGCCGCATCCTCAAAGCGATGAGCGAGCCGGGCGTGATGGTATCGCTGCCGCTGCAGCAGGGCTGGGGCGATCTGTCGCCGGCGGCCACGTCGGTGCTGCTGACGCTGGTCGATCAGGAGAGCGCACTGTGGCTCGATGGTCGTATCGATAACGAGGTGGTACGCAGCAATCTGCGTTTTCATACCGGCGTACCCATTGTTGATGAGCGCGATGCGCCGTTTGCGCTGACGCACGCTGCGGCCAATCCCGATCCGGCGCTGTTCGCCTCTGGCGACAATATGTCACCGGAAAAGAGCACCACGCTGATTGTCGAATTGCCGTCATTAAGCGGCGGCTTAACCCTGCGCCTTTCTGGCCCTGGTTTACGCGAGTCGCGCGCTATTGCGCCGCAGCTGCCGGAAGCGATTCTGCACTACCTGCGCGAGCGTCCGCATCCCTTCCCGCAGGGCGTGGATCTGATTTTCACCTGCGGTGAAGCGATGATGGCGCTGCCACGCACCACCGACGTGGAGGTGTGCTGA
- the phnG gene encoding phosphonate C-P lyase system protein PhnG, whose product MKQQTARQHWLSVLAHSEASQLEAHWQPLRLSPDFERVRPAETGLTRLQARMGGSGKRFVMGDATVTRAVVKLHDGTLGFSYVLGRDKPHAERCAVIDALLQQPETQALLQEKLIAPLAALREEQRQLRAREIASSKVDFFTLVRGDN is encoded by the coding sequence ATGAAACAACAAACCGCCCGCCAGCACTGGCTTTCGGTGCTGGCACACAGTGAAGCCAGCCAGCTTGAGGCGCACTGGCAACCGCTGCGTTTGAGCCCGGATTTTGAACGCGTGCGCCCGGCAGAAACCGGTTTAACCCGCCTGCAGGCGCGCATGGGCGGCAGCGGCAAGCGCTTCGTGATGGGCGATGCCACGGTGACGCGCGCGGTGGTTAAACTGCACGACGGCACGCTCGGCTTTAGCTATGTGCTGGGGCGCGATAAACCCCACGCCGAGCGCTGCGCCGTGATTGATGCGCTGCTGCAACAGCCGGAAACCCAGGCGCTGTTACAGGAAAAACTGATTGCCCCGCTGGCAGCACTGCGTGAAGAGCAGCGTCAGCTGCGTGCGCGTGAGATCGCCAGCTCCAAAGTGGATTTCTTTACGCTGGTTCGCGGAGATAACTAA
- the phnF gene encoding phosphonate metabolism transcriptional regulator PhnF yields MEISRHPTTVYQAVAAQLEQALQERYRCGDYLPSEQQLADHYEVNRHTLRRAVDELVNKGLLQRRHGVGILVLMRPYDYPLHAQARFSQNLMEQGSHPTSERLLAVVRPASSDVASALGINEGDNVIHLRTLRRVNGVAVCVINHFLADLRWWPALQQFHSGSLHDFMQQQLGLQLTRSQTRISTRRAQAKECKQLEIALQSPLLCVRTLNKHSDGQVAEYSVSLTRGDMIELTLEHQ; encoded by the coding sequence ATGGAGATATCCAGACATCCGACCACTGTGTACCAGGCCGTTGCCGCCCAGCTCGAGCAGGCGCTGCAGGAGCGCTATCGCTGCGGCGACTATCTGCCTTCCGAACAGCAACTGGCCGATCACTACGAAGTGAACCGTCACACCTTGCGGCGTGCGGTCGACGAACTGGTGAATAAAGGGCTGCTGCAACGGCGTCACGGCGTGGGCATTTTGGTGCTGATGCGTCCCTACGATTACCCGCTGCATGCGCAGGCGCGCTTTAGCCAGAATCTGATGGAGCAGGGCAGTCATCCCACCAGTGAACGCCTGCTGGCGGTGGTGCGCCCGGCCAGCAGCGACGTGGCCAGCGCGCTGGGCATCAATGAAGGCGACAACGTTATCCATCTGCGCACGCTGCGTCGCGTCAACGGCGTCGCGGTGTGCGTGATCAACCATTTCCTCGCCGATCTTCGCTGGTGGCCCGCGCTGCAGCAGTTTCACAGCGGTTCGTTGCACGACTTTATGCAGCAGCAGCTCGGCCTGCAGCTGACGCGCAGCCAAACGCGCATCAGCACCCGCCGCGCGCAGGCCAAAGAGTGCAAGCAGCTGGAGATTGCGCTGCAGTCGCCGCTGCTGTGCGTGCGCACCCTGAACAAGCACAGCGACGGCCAGGTAGCGGAATACTCCGTCAGCCTGACGCGTGGCGACATGATTGAACTGACTCTGGAGCACCAATGA